The proteins below come from a single Tribolium castaneum strain GA2 chromosome 9, icTriCast1.1, whole genome shotgun sequence genomic window:
- the LOC103312589 gene encoding zinc finger protein 69 homolog B, translated as MENVCRTCLRVPDNLTPLYSNQGLIEKIEAISSIQIIRGKEYPSSICQECVLNVNTLYNFRKVIINSDRELKERSLFNERLKPARRNSETAIKTEELKPKLNETVQSENESVCSFDELNPNNVKETVKGAIAVMKMCKCNVCDKTFPSRFKLYNHKRTEHVAPGVCNVCGMIVRSDNLKRHVQLHLETPVECKHCGKVFKNSESLRGHMLIHRGIIYTCEICEKTFKVKAEYKRHLKTHIDPEIGKVMCTICGKRVRDMKKHMHSHTGERPYMCVYCCKGFTSTYSLKVHTRQHTNEKPYVCEHCPMAFPQKVSLVTHIKSKHGVT; from the exons ATGGAAAATGTGTGCCGAACGTGTCTACGAGTGCCTGACAATTTAACACCACTTTATTCAAACCAGggattaatagaaaaaattgaggcAATTTCATCCATTCAA ATCATTAGAGGCAAAGAGTATCCTTCAAGTATTTGCCAAGAATGCGTATTAAACGTTAACACCCTGTACAATTTTCGCAAAGTGATAATTAACAGCGATAGAGAACTCAAAGAAAGGAGCTTATTTAATGAACGTTTAAAGCCCGCCAGACGAAATTCGGAAACGGCAATCAAAACCGAAGAGCTTAAACCAAAACTGAACGAAACAGTCCAGTCTGAAAATGAATCCGTTTGTTCTTTTGATGAATTAAACCCCAACAATGTTAAAGAAACGGTTAAAGGAGCTATCGCTGTGATGAAAATGTGTAAATGTAACGTGTGTGATAAAACATTTCCTTCAAGATTTAAGTTATATAACCACAAACGCACCGAGCATGTGGCTCCTGGTGTTTGTAACGTCTGTGGCATGATTGTGAGGTCTGATAATCTGAAACGCCACGTCCAACTGCACCTGGAAACACCAGTTGAGTGCAAACACTGTGgcaaagtgttcaaaaattcGGAATCATTACGAGGACACATGCTAATCCATCGAGGAATCATTTACACTTGCGAGATTTgcgaaaaaactttcaaagtCAAAGCGGAATATAAAAGACACCTGAAGACACACATAG ACCCAGAAATTGGTAAAGTTATGTGCACAATATGTGGAAAAAGAGTCAGAGACATGAAAAAACACATGCACAGCCACACGGGTGAACGGCCTTATATGTGTGTTTATTGCTGCAAGGGCTTCACGAGCACTTACTCGCTCAAAGTCCACACCAGGCAACATACTAATGAAAAACCCTACGTTTGTGAGCACTGTCCAATGGCCTTCCCCCAAAAAGTCTCACTAGTGACTCACATTAAATCAAAACACGGTGtaacgtaa
- the LOC100142195 gene encoding uncharacterized protein LOC100142195 isoform X1 — translation MRDNDQEKSQSPDQAEKRRSRSTSNSSKNSNKSKQSRSSYSKSRSRSRSRSSEADGYRLHIADIGDDVRKSDLEKVFAPFGDLKEVWMTNSTPCFGFAVFKDKKAANAALKATDGIEVAGSRIRVTHARPRTRGSGRRFFNSNMRCYQCGYSGHFYRDCPELNGGGGDKRDRNSRYDSHYDRSRRHRDRDRGDYYERDYGRRHQRSSRRYDDYRRSSRRHRY, via the exons ATGCGCGACAACGATCAGGAAAAGTCGCAGTCTCCGGACCAGGCGGAAAAGCGGCGAAGTCGGAGCACCTCAAACAGTAGCAAGAACAGTAATAAGAGCAAACAGAGCCGTTCCAGTTATTCCAAGTCACGTTCAAGGTCCCGGAGCAGGAGCAGTGAGGCCGATGGTTACAGGCTCCACATTGCTGATATAGGGGACGATGTGCGAAAATCCGACTTGGAGAAGGTTTTCGCTCCTTTCGGAGACTTGAAAGAGGTCTGGATGACCAACAGTACGCCGTGTTTCGGCTTCGCCGTTTTCAAAGACAAAAAGGCAGCTAATGCAGCTTTGAAGGCCACGGACGGGAT CGAAGTGGCTGGGAGCAGGATTAGGGTGACCCATGCCAGGCCCAGAACTAGGGGCTCAGGGAGGAGGTTCTTCAATTCTAATATGAGATGCTATCAGTGCGGTTATTCCGGGCATTTTTACAGAGACTGCCCGGAATTGAACGGCGGAGGCGGCGACAAGCGCGATCGCAATTCACG ttacgaTTCGCACTACGATCGGTCTAGACGCCACAGAGATAGAGACCGTGGTGACTACTACGAGAGGGACTATGGACGAAGACACCAAAGGTCTTCACGGAGATACGACGACTACAGGAGAAGCAGTCGCCGTCATCGTTATTGA
- the LOC100142195 gene encoding serine/arginine-rich splicing factor 7 isoform X2, with translation MRDNDQEKSQSPDQAEKRRSRSTSNSSKNSNKSKQSRSSYSKSRSRSRSRSSEADGYRLHIADIGDDVRKSDLEKVFAPFGDLKEVWMTNSTPCFGFAVFKDKKAANAALKATDGIEVAGSRIRVTHARPRTRGSGRRFFNSNMRCYQCGYSGHFYRDCPELNGGGGDKRDRNSRHMVLIYMVWLSILYGFV, from the exons ATGCGCGACAACGATCAGGAAAAGTCGCAGTCTCCGGACCAGGCGGAAAAGCGGCGAAGTCGGAGCACCTCAAACAGTAGCAAGAACAGTAATAAGAGCAAACAGAGCCGTTCCAGTTATTCCAAGTCACGTTCAAGGTCCCGGAGCAGGAGCAGTGAGGCCGATGGTTACAGGCTCCACATTGCTGATATAGGGGACGATGTGCGAAAATCCGACTTGGAGAAGGTTTTCGCTCCTTTCGGAGACTTGAAAGAGGTCTGGATGACCAACAGTACGCCGTGTTTCGGCTTCGCCGTTTTCAAAGACAAAAAGGCAGCTAATGCAGCTTTGAAGGCCACGGACGGGAT CGAAGTGGCTGGGAGCAGGATTAGGGTGACCCATGCCAGGCCCAGAACTAGGGGCTCAGGGAGGAGGTTCTTCAATTCTAATATGAGATGCTATCAGTGCGGTTATTCCGGGCATTTTTACAGAGACTGCCCGGAATTGAACGGCGGAGGCGGCGACAAGCGCGATCGCAATTCACG GCACATGGTATTAATTTATATGGTTTGGTTAAGCATATTATATGGATTTGTTTGA
- the LOC659916 gene encoding leucine-rich repeat protein soc-2 homolog isoform X1, whose amino-acid sequence MKNVQQEILTTEDTFVSVVPTRDNTLKVQNCTEDTGERVQLCKLHEFLTTFELTKITTLHLQNCEISQLPRDVQKLNLKRLVLNHNQLKEVPSCLYSGLEALQVLDLSHNLIKTFDVEPACSRNIVSLKLSHNKIYNFPHWIMTCHCPNLIEIDYSANFLTSVSVARKLTLKKITMNNSQLLDVDFEFFKRISTLEYLDIGNTNCKLTKQENEFKDITQLFVKTKWKELKVLKLDHILVSIIPDGLFWIVSLTELHLSHCELSWIPPEVQYLTNLEVLDVSHNSICGIPKELAILPKLRIVKASFNLVSSVDDFTNELEILDLYHNELETFPNSIERIKFVDLEQNYVDMSLYKTYGEKRDSFRQMLDDGRADGPRVPPTEVPSSDDDRLSSEGSVCGNDDFYDADLVDETWDYEEPNVNVGRVRNPEITPSDDEWTGREEIIIREKRTTKPWIDVNEDWIFSDVE is encoded by the exons atgaaaaacgtCCAACAAGAGATTTTAACTACAG AGGATACGTTTGTGTCCGTTGTCCCGACCCGTGATAACACCCTTAAAGTGCAAAATTGCACTGAGGATACCGGGGAGCGAGTGCAGCTCTGTAAGTTGCATGAATTTCTTACCACCTTTGAATTGACTAAAATTACAACTTTGCATCTTCAAAATTGCGAAATTAGCCAACTCCCGCGCGATGtacagaaattaaatttaaagcgCTTGGTTTTGAACCACAATCAACTAAAAGAAGTGCCTAGTTGTTTGTATTCCGGCTTGGAAGCGTTGCAAGTGTTAGACCTGTCTCATAATCTTATCAAAACGTTTGATGTCGAGCCGGCTTGTAGTCGCAATATTGTTAGTCTAAAACTGTCCCAtaacaaaatttacaattttccgCACTGGATCATGACCTGTCATTGCCCCAATTTAATCGAAATTGATTACAGTGCCAATTTTTTGACCAGCGTGAGCGTGGCACGTAAGCTAacgctcaaaaaaattacaatgaaCAATTCGCAATTGCTTGACGTTGATTTCGAGTTTTTCAAACGTATATCAACCTTAGAATATCTAGATATAGGTAACACCAATTGCAAATTAACAAAACAGGAGAACGAATTTAAAGACATAACTCAACTATTCGTTAAAACCAAATGGAAAGAACTGAAAGTTTTGAAGTTGGACCACATACTTGTGTCTATTATCCCGGACGGACTTTTCTGGATTGTGTCACTGACTGAGCTTCACTTAAGTCATTGCGAGCTGAGCTGGATACCGCCAGAGGTCCAGTATTTAACAAACTTGGAGGTTCTGGATGTGTCTCATAATTCCATTTGCGGAATTCCGAAAGAACTAGCGATTTTACCGAAGTTGCGAATCGTTAAAGCATCTTTTAATCTTGTTTCGTCAGTGGATGATTTCACGAATGAGTTAGAAATTTTGGATTTGTATCATAATGAACTTGAGACGTTTCCAAATTCAATCGAGCGAATTAAATTCGTCGATTTGGAGCAGAATTATGTCGATATGTCGCTGTATAAAACATATGGCGAAAAACGGGATTCTTTCCGCCAAATGCTTGACGATGGGAGAGCTGACGGTCCGAGGGTTCCACCAACGGAGGTTCCCAGCAGTGACGATGATCGGCTTTCATCAGAAGGCAGCGTTTGCGGAAATGATGATTTTTATGACGCTGATTTGGTTGATGAAACGTGGGATTATGAGGAACCTAATGTTAATGTTGGTCGTGTGCGGAACCCAGAAATAACGCCCTCTGATGACGAATGGACGGGGAGAGAAGAAATAATCATCAGGGAAAAAAGAACAACCAAGCCGTGGATTGATGTAAATGAAGACTGGATATTTTCAGATGTTGAATGA
- the LOC659916 gene encoding coiled-coil domain-containing protein 85C isoform X2, with amino-acid sequence MKNVQQEILTTEDTFVSVVPTRDNTLKVQNCTEDTGERVQLLKPAADSATSAPPRYQPPPLPPTGAQGILKHHPKDAKLYPAPKLPENVRLPQPGKNYPYYPERTTQVQVHQPRPLDEPGVPQVQHRPVRYDDEFLRPEMLKFVRKPDDPRLADPNRHMQSILGELRALKEANQRLADDNQELRDLCCFLDDDRQKGRKLAREWQRFGRYTASVMRQEVSAYQNKLRELDNKQQELIKDNLELKELCLYLDEERGGNSMCPACGSAPTGNLRDDGDGSSSSTNADEPAIPQQFTNGGNPPRRSASRERILHENLARQRSTFNDQIMQYVRSLEQRVKQLEEDKRALTHKINQIATTTGDSSIAIPPDAGVGVLTGRPEAVVRALQVLEVREQLEREGRMPERTENMSDSTSQDMDDGEKALVREMCNVVWRKLEEGPSRR; translated from the exons atgaaaaacgtCCAACAAGAGATTTTAACTACAG AGGATACGTTTGTGTCCGTTGTCCCGACCCGTGATAACACCCTTAAAGTGCAAAATTGCACTGAGGATACCGGGGAGCGAGTGCAGCTCT TGAAACCAGCAGCGGATTCTGCCACTTCTGCACCCCCGAGATATCAGCCGCCGCCGTTACCGCCCACTGGGGCCCAGGGCATCCTCAAACACCACCCGAAAGATGCCAAACTTTATCCCGCACCCAAACTACCCGAAAACGTGAGGCTGCCACAGCCCGGAAAAAACTACCCCTACTATCCAGAACGCACCACACAAGTGCAG gtgcACCAGCCGCGGCCCCTGGACGAGCCCGGCGTGCCCCAGGTCCAGCACCGGCCAGTTCGCTACGACGACGAGTTCCTCCGTCCCGAAATGCTGAAATTCGTTCGGAAACCCGACGACCCTCGCTTAGCCGACCCCAACCGGCACATGCAGAGCATCCTCGGCGAGTTGCGCGCCCTCAAAGAGGCCAACCAGCGCCTCGCCGACGATAACCAGGAGTTGAGGGATTTGTGCTGTTTCCTCGACGACGACCGCCAGAAAGGGCGCAAACTGGCCCGCGAATGGCAACGATTCGGCCGTTACACCGCCAGCGTAATGCGCCAGGAGGTCTCCgcttatcaaaataaattacgcgAGTTGGACAACAAGCAGCAAGAATTGATCAAGGACAACTTGGAGTTGAAGGAATTGTGTCTCTATCTGGACGAGGAGCGAGGCGGCAACTCCATGTGCCCGGCCTGCGGGAGCGCCCCCACGGGGAACCTCCGGGACGACGGCGACGGCTCGAGTTCGAGCACTAACGCGGACGAACCGGCGATTCCCCAGCAGTTCACAAATGGGGGAAACCCCCCGAGGAGGTCCGCCAGTCGGGAGAGGATCCTCCACGAGAATCTTGCAAGGCAAAGGAGCACTTTCAACG ATCAAATTATGCAATACGTTAGGAGCCTGGAGCAGCGCGTTAAGCAACTGGAGGAAGATAAGCGCGCTCTGACTCATAAAATCAACCAGATTGCGACAACAACGGGCGATTCTAGTATTGCTATTCCGCCAGATGCGGGCGTTGGGGTGCTCACAGGGCGCCCCGAAGCCGTCGTCAGAGCCCTCCAGGTCCTCGAGGTGCGAGAACAGTTGGAGAGGGAAGGGCGGATGCCCGAAAGGACGGAGAACATGTCAGACAGCACGTCTCAAGACATGGACGATGGGGAAAAAGCCCTCGTCAGAGAAATGTGCAAT GTTGTTTGGCGCAAACTAGAGGAAGGGCCCTCGCGAAGATGA
- the alc gene encoding 5'-AMP-activated protein kinase subunit beta-1: MEKWKGSGGAPRERPKYGETVPSSPSREGQAFVFEKKPDKLLYQSSQDDEEPYFTRPVTADFDHQRPRANTVSEGTKVNTSDKTPTVFRWEGGGKDVYVSGTFTEWKTIPMVKSHGDFVTIIDLPEGEHQYKFYVDGEWKNDPGNKMVEDESGVKNNLITVKKSDFEVFQALDKDSENANNDSQKEFSQEIPANKPWEKVTGPPILPPHLLQVILNKDTPLSCEPTLLPEPNHVMLNHLYALSIKDGVMVLSATHRYRKKYVTTLLYKPI; this comes from the exons ATGGAAAAGTGGAAAG GCAGTGGCGGAGCGCCGCGGGAGCGCCCCAAGTATGGCGAGACGGTGCCATCGTCCCCCTCCAGAGAGGGCCAAGCGTtcgttttcgagaaaaaaccGGACAAGTTGCTGTACCAGAGCTCGCAAGACGACGAAGAGCCGTATTTCACGCGCCCCGTGACGGCCGATTTCGACCACCAGAGACCGCGAGCTAACACTGTGTCAGAGGGTACTAAAGTCAACACCAGTGACAAGACACCGACGGTTTTCCGATGGGAAGGCGGGGGTAAGGACGTCTACGTCAGTGGGACTTTTACGGAGTGGAAAACTATTCCTATGGTGAAAAGCCACGGCGATTTCGTAACTATCATCGACTTGCCAGAAGGGGAACACCAGTACAAGTTCTACGTTGATGGGGAGTGGAAGAACGACCCTGGGAATAAAATGGTGGAGGACGAAAGCGGTGTCAAAAATAATCTTATTACGGTGAAAAAGTCCGACTTTGAGGTGTTTCAAGCCCTGGATAAGGACAGCGAAAATGCCAATAATGACTCGCAGAAGGAGTTCTCGCAGGAAATACCGGCCAATAAGCCATGGGAGAAGGTCACAGGGCCCCCCATATTGCCCCCGCACTTACTGCAAGTTATTCTGAATAAGGACACGCCACTTTCG TGTGAACCAACTCTCTTACCTGAACCCAACCACGTAATGCTAAACCACCTTTACGCCTTATCCATCAAGGATGGAGTCATGGTACTTAGCGCCACTCATAGATACCGCAAGAAATACGTTACTACTCTTTTATATAAACCGATTTAA